In Streptomyces sp. NBC_00683, the DNA window ATGTCGAGGTGACGCTCGGGGCGGAGTACGCCCACGACGCCACTCCGCTGTCGGCGTTCGCCGTACCGGTCAGGGCCACGGTGCCCGACAGCCTCTAGACCGCGGGGTCAGCGCAGTCCGGTGGAGCGGTTGAGCGCGGACTGGATCAGCCGGTCCACCAGCTCCCGGTAGTCCACACCGCTCTCCTGCCACATGCGCGGGTACATGGAGATCGGCGTGAAGCCCGGCATGGTGTTGATCTCGTTGATGACGAACGTGCCGTCCTCGGTGAGGAAGAAGTCGGCGCGCACCAGGCCCTCGCAGGACGCGGCCTCGAAGGCTTCGACGGCGAGCCGCTGGACCTCGGCCGTCTGCTCCTCGGTGAGCGGGGCGGGCACCAGGCCGGCCGCCGAGTCGATGTACTTGGCCTCGAAGTCGTAGAAGTCGTGCGAGGTGACCGGCGGGATCTCGGCGGGCACGCTGGCACGCGGTCCGTCCTCGAACTCCAGCACGCCGCACTCGATCTCGCGGCCGCGCAGCAGGGACTCCACCAGGAACTTGGGGTCGTGCCGGCGGGCTTCCTCGATGGCCTCGTCGAGGCCGGCGGCGTCGTCGACCTTGGTGATGCCCATGGAGGAGCCACCGCGGGCGGGCTTCACGAAGAGCGGCCAGCCGTGTTCGGCGGCGAACTCCATGATGCGCTTGCGGGCTGCGGGGCGGTCCGACTCCCACTCCCGGGGGCGGACGACCTCGTACGGGCCGACCGGCAGCCCGAAGGAGGTGAACACCCGCTTCATGTACTCCTTGTCCTGGCCGACGGCCGAGGCGAGGACACCCGCGCCGACGTACGGCACACCGGACAGCTCGAGGAGCCCCTGGAGGGTGCCGTCCTCGCCGTACGGGCCGTGGAGCATGGGGAAGACGACGTCGACCTCGCCGAGGGCCGTGGGCACCGCGCCGGGTTCGCTGAGGACGACCTCACGGTTGCCCGGGTCGACGGAGAGCGCGACGACTCCCTGCGCGGACTCGGTCAGCTGGTCCACCTCGGGGACCTTGCGGTCCGTGATGGCCATACGGGCCGG includes these proteins:
- a CDS encoding D-alanine--D-alanine ligase family protein, with amino-acid sequence MSSQNLPQSPESPLSSEQSSEQGRKPRVAVVFGGRSSEHGISVVTAGAIMSAIDRTKYDVLPIGITRDGRWALTADDPARMAITDRKVPEVDQLTESAQGVVALSVDPGNREVVLSEPGAVPTALGEVDVVFPMLHGPYGEDGTLQGLLELSGVPYVGAGVLASAVGQDKEYMKRVFTSFGLPVGPYEVVRPREWESDRPAARKRIMEFAAEHGWPLFVKPARGGSSMGITKVDDAAGLDEAIEEARRHDPKFLVESLLRGREIECGVLEFEDGPRASVPAEIPPVTSHDFYDFEAKYIDSAAGLVPAPLTEEQTAEVQRLAVEAFEAASCEGLVRADFFLTEDGTFVINEINTMPGFTPISMYPRMWQESGVDYRELVDRLIQSALNRSTGLR